A single region of the Microcella sp. genome encodes:
- a CDS encoding SUMF1/EgtB/PvdO family nonheme iron enzyme: MTPTLPPGHDLVRIAAGEFVRGSDDFDIEAPERTEHLHAFEIDRYPVTVEQYARYCRESGAATPPDFPDATRLAAEPELLRHPVERVSWHEAVAYAGWAGLRLPTEAEWERAARGTDGRRWPWGDRFDEARAVVWDNAKALGVTTVSIDRFPGGESADGVRHLAGNVEEWVHDELRPYPGSSHRSPVAEGGCRVLRGGSWFYTNEYARGSFRRGALPDFTGYAGAGGPGFRCARDAD, from the coding sequence ATGACCCCCACGCTGCCCCCCGGGCACGACCTCGTGCGCATCGCCGCCGGGGAGTTCGTGCGCGGAAGCGACGACTTCGACATCGAAGCCCCCGAGCGCACCGAGCACCTGCACGCCTTCGAGATCGACCGCTACCCCGTGACGGTCGAGCAGTATGCGCGCTACTGCCGCGAGTCGGGCGCTGCGACGCCTCCCGACTTTCCTGACGCGACGCGGCTGGCGGCCGAGCCTGAACTGCTGCGGCACCCGGTCGAGCGCGTCTCGTGGCACGAGGCCGTCGCCTACGCCGGCTGGGCCGGGCTGCGGCTGCCGACCGAGGCCGAGTGGGAGCGCGCGGCGAGAGGCACCGATGGCCGCCGGTGGCCGTGGGGCGACCGCTTCGATGAAGCGCGGGCGGTGGTCTGGGACAACGCGAAGGCGCTCGGTGTCACGACCGTGTCGATCGATCGCTTTCCGGGCGGCGAGAGCGCCGACGGAGTGCGCCACCTCGCTGGCAACGTCGAAGAGTGGGTGCACGACGAACTGCGACCCTACCCGGGCAGCAGCCACCGCTCGCCGGTCGCCGAGGGCGGCTGCCGCGTGCTGCGCGGCGGGTCGTGGTTCTACACCAACGAGTACGCGCGCGGGTCGTTCCGGCGCGGGGCGCTGCCCGACTTCACGGGCTATGCCGGCGCAGGCGGCCCGGGGTTTCGCTGCGCTCGCGACGCCGACTGA
- a CDS encoding 2TM domain-containing protein — MTSDTDLRELARRRLKARADFFQFLLIWLAVSVIVVGVWAFTMPGGFFWPIFPIAGMGIAAMFMAIDAYGPNPKAITEADVDREVARMTQGKS; from the coding sequence ATGACAAGCGACACCGATCTTCGCGAGCTGGCACGTCGTCGCCTGAAGGCGCGCGCCGACTTCTTTCAGTTCTTGCTCATCTGGCTGGCCGTCTCGGTCATCGTCGTCGGCGTGTGGGCGTTCACGATGCCCGGCGGCTTCTTCTGGCCGATCTTCCCGATCGCCGGCATGGGCATCGCCGCCATGTTCATGGCGATCGACGCCTACGGGCCCAACCCGAAAGCCATCACCGAGGCCGACGTCGACCGTGAGGTCGCCCGCATGACGCAGGGCAAGTCATGA
- a CDS encoding A/G-specific adenine glycosylase: MQTEGGAERRAGIPPRIIAWFAEHARDLPWRRPEFSAWGTLVSEIMLQQTPVARVIPRLEQWLARWPTPDALAADSPAEAVRAWDRLGYPRRALRLHAAAVAISERHGGIVPADVDALLALPGIGDYTARAVAAFAFGVRTPVVDVNTRRVLARAVAGLGEAGPARIRADLDAMQALLPGDPAEARQFNAGTMELGQTVCTARAPTCEACPIAELCAWRAAGYPDYDGPAAPRQARFEGSDRQVRGLIMRELRQSDTPVPAEVVEQLWPDAVQRERALASLLADGLATGDAEQGYRLPIG; this comes from the coding sequence GTGCAGACAGAGGGCGGCGCCGAGCGGCGAGCGGGCATCCCGCCCCGCATCATCGCATGGTTCGCCGAGCACGCGCGCGACCTGCCGTGGCGCCGCCCCGAGTTCAGCGCGTGGGGCACCCTCGTGAGCGAGATCATGCTGCAGCAGACGCCCGTCGCGCGAGTGATTCCGCGACTCGAGCAGTGGCTTGCGCGCTGGCCGACGCCCGACGCGCTCGCCGCCGACTCCCCCGCCGAAGCAGTTCGCGCCTGGGATCGCCTCGGCTACCCCCGCCGAGCCCTGCGCCTGCACGCCGCAGCGGTCGCCATCAGCGAGCGGCACGGCGGCATCGTGCCCGCTGACGTGGATGCCCTGCTCGCCCTGCCCGGCATCGGCGACTACACCGCTCGCGCCGTCGCGGCCTTCGCCTTCGGGGTGCGCACCCCGGTCGTCGACGTCAACACGCGCCGGGTGCTGGCCCGCGCGGTCGCGGGCCTCGGCGAGGCGGGGCCCGCGCGCATTCGCGCAGACCTCGACGCGATGCAGGCACTGCTGCCGGGCGACCCGGCCGAGGCTCGGCAGTTCAACGCCGGCACGATGGAGCTCGGGCAGACAGTGTGCACGGCCCGAGCCCCGACGTGCGAGGCCTGCCCGATCGCCGAGCTGTGCGCCTGGCGCGCGGCAGGCTACCCCGACTACGACGGCCCGGCGGCGCCGCGGCAGGCGCGCTTCGAGGGCAGCGACCGCCAGGTGCGGGGCCTCATCATGCGCGAGCTGCGGCAGAGCGACACACCGGTGCCCGCCGAGGTCGTCGAGCAGCTCTGGCCAGATGCCGTGCAGCGCGAGCGCGCGCTCGCGAGCCTGCTCGCCGACGGTCTCGCGACGGGCGACGCCGAGCAGGGCTACCGCCTGCCCATCGGGTGA
- a CDS encoding uridine kinase, which translates to MTDRTALLAGLADEVLAHNPSGRRVLAIDGVDGAGKTTFADALAAVLRDRGVHVVRASVDGFHRPRAERYARGRDSAEGYYRDSFDLEALRALLIEPFGSGAAVVVVAAFDHASDAPVERRESGIPHDAMLVLDGVFLHRPELRGLWHSSVWLDVDDAVREARLTARDGAGSLAARYSEGQAIYAREANPRRAAAIIVDNNDAARPRRVFADFC; encoded by the coding sequence ATGACCGATCGCACCGCGCTGCTCGCCGGCCTCGCCGATGAGGTGCTCGCGCACAACCCCTCTGGCCGACGGGTGCTCGCGATCGACGGCGTCGACGGCGCAGGCAAGACGACCTTCGCCGACGCACTCGCTGCGGTGCTGCGCGATCGCGGTGTTCATGTGGTGCGCGCGAGCGTCGACGGCTTTCATCGTCCGCGCGCCGAGCGGTATGCGCGGGGTCGCGACTCGGCCGAGGGGTACTACCGCGATTCGTTCGACCTCGAGGCGCTCAGGGCGCTGCTCATCGAGCCGTTCGGCTCGGGCGCCGCAGTCGTGGTGGTCGCTGCGTTCGACCACGCGAGCGATGCGCCTGTCGAGCGGCGCGAGTCGGGCATCCCGCACGATGCGATGCTCGTGCTCGACGGGGTCTTTCTGCACCGCCCCGAGCTGCGCGGGCTCTGGCACAGCAGCGTGTGGCTCGACGTCGACGATGCGGTGCGCGAGGCGCGACTCACCGCTCGCGATGGTGCTGGTTCGCTCGCTGCGCGGTATTCAGAGGGGCAGGCGATCTATGCCCGCGAGGCGAACCCTCGGCGAGCTGCGGCGATCATCGTCGACAACAACGACGCGGCGCGCCCGAGACGCGTGTTCGCCGACTTCTGCTGA
- a CDS encoding SDR family oxidoreductase has product MTMLVTGATGYIGGRLVPRLLEAGHEVRVFVRDPVRLRDVPWAGQVEVVVGDLSRAADVERAVEGIDVLYYLVHSMSSAGDFERTERQVASTVARAAAEAKVGRIVYLGGLHPDGPLSAHLRSRKEVGDILMASGVPTAALQAGVVIGSGSASFEMIRHLTEVLPYMPAPKWVRNFIQPIAVRDVLHYLICAASLPAHVNRAFDIGGPDVLRYGQMMNGYAVEAGLKQRPIASLPVLTPYLASQWVNLVTPIPRALAVPIISSLQYDAVCSEHDIDEFIAPPEGGLTGYRRAVRYALAKMREGEVETSWQNATVQGAPSDLLPSDPDWSGHTVYTDLQEVDSAASPEALWRVVEGIGGENGWYSLPVAWAARGWLDKLVGGVGLRRGRRDAERLAPGEAVDFWRVEQLERGRFLRLRAEMKVPGRAWLEFTVLERPGGGSRLRQRAVFFPTGLGGRLYWAAVLPFHGVVFSGMASTIARTAANSIQVTKR; this is encoded by the coding sequence ATGACGATGCTCGTGACCGGCGCCACCGGCTATATCGGCGGGCGCCTGGTGCCGCGACTGCTCGAGGCGGGCCACGAGGTGCGGGTGTTCGTGCGCGACCCGGTGCGCCTGCGCGACGTGCCGTGGGCGGGGCAGGTCGAGGTAGTCGTCGGCGATCTGAGCCGCGCCGCCGACGTCGAGCGCGCGGTCGAGGGCATCGACGTGCTGTACTACCTCGTGCACTCGATGAGCAGTGCGGGCGACTTCGAGCGCACCGAGCGACAGGTGGCCTCGACGGTCGCGCGAGCCGCGGCCGAGGCGAAGGTGGGCCGCATCGTCTACCTCGGCGGGCTGCACCCCGATGGCCCGCTCTCGGCGCACTTGCGCAGCCGCAAAGAGGTCGGTGACATTCTCATGGCGAGCGGGGTGCCGACGGCCGCGCTGCAAGCGGGCGTCGTCATCGGCTCGGGCTCGGCGAGCTTCGAGATGATCCGCCACTTGACCGAGGTGCTGCCGTACATGCCTGCGCCGAAGTGGGTGCGCAATTTTATTCAGCCGATCGCGGTTCGGGATGTTCTCCACTACTTGATCTGCGCCGCCAGCCTGCCTGCCCACGTGAATCGTGCTTTCGACATCGGCGGCCCCGATGTGCTGCGCTACGGGCAGATGATGAACGGCTACGCCGTCGAGGCCGGCCTCAAGCAGCGGCCCATCGCGAGCCTGCCGGTGCTCACGCCCTACCTCGCGAGTCAGTGGGTGAACCTGGTGACGCCGATTCCTCGGGCGCTCGCGGTGCCGATCATCTCGAGCCTGCAGTACGACGCAGTGTGCAGCGAACACGACATCGATGAGTTCATCGCGCCGCCCGAGGGCGGGCTCACGGGCTATCGCCGAGCGGTGCGCTATGCCTTGGCGAAGATGCGCGAGGGCGAGGTCGAGACCAGTTGGCAGAACGCGACAGTGCAGGGTGCGCCGAGCGACCTGCTGCCGAGCGACCCCGACTGGAGCGGGCACACCGTCTACACCGACCTGCAGGAGGTCGACTCGGCAGCGTCGCCCGAGGCGCTGTGGCGCGTCGTCGAGGGCATCGGCGGTGAGAACGGCTGGTATTCGCTGCCGGTGGCATGGGCGGCGCGAGGCTGGCTCGACAAGCTCGTCGGGGGTGTCGGGCTGCGGCGCGGTCGCCGCGACGCCGAGCGGCTCGCACCGGGTGAGGCCGTCGACTTCTGGCGCGTCGAGCAGCTCGAGCGCGGGCGCTTTCTGCGGTTGCGCGCCGAGATGAAGGTGCCGGGTCGGGCGTGGCTCGAGTTCACGGTGCTCGAGCGGCCGGGCGGCGGTTCGCGGTTGCGGCAGCGCGCCGTGTTCTTTCCGACCGGGCTGGGCGGCCGGCTCTACTGGGCGGCCGTGCTGCCCTTTCACGGCGTGGTGTTCAGCGGCATGGCGTCGACGATCGCGCGCACGGCGGCGAACAGTATTCAGGTAACGAAAAGGTAA
- a CDS encoding glycerophosphodiester phosphodiesterase family protein — MPNLHPWRLSRRAPARPYSARRTAASFTATLALVAVLAIDHTAATVHAAQPLGSLGLNNGVPLTIAHRGDPAAAPENTLPAFEAALRSGAEVLELDLRVSADGHAVLFHDDTLDRTTDGTGPVSDLSLAELQALDAGSWYGSAWAGTSIPTFEEFLPLLRSSSARALIEFKGAWTTEQLRPVVAAIYRAGVQDRVVVASFTSKTLMRLARTAPSLHRAAMARYLPDDPVAFADEFGATTVVTSLRSFHLDPGAAERLRLAGLTVIVYTLNRADLWQQAIDLGVDGVVTDAPRRLAQQHASARD; from the coding sequence ATGCCCAACCTGCACCCGTGGAGACTCTCACGGCGCGCGCCCGCTCGGCCATACTCCGCCCGCCGCACCGCGGCTTCGTTCACCGCCACACTCGCCCTCGTCGCGGTGCTCGCCATCGACCACACCGCGGCCACCGTGCACGCGGCGCAGCCGCTCGGCTCGCTCGGGCTCAACAACGGCGTGCCGCTGACGATCGCGCACCGCGGCGATCCCGCCGCCGCACCCGAGAACACCCTGCCGGCGTTCGAAGCGGCACTGCGCAGCGGAGCCGAGGTGCTCGAACTCGACCTGCGGGTGAGCGCCGACGGCCACGCCGTGCTCTTTCACGACGACACTCTCGACCGCACCACCGATGGCACGGGCCCCGTCTCAGACCTGAGCCTTGCCGAGCTGCAGGCCCTCGACGCGGGCAGCTGGTACGGCAGCGCATGGGCGGGCACGAGCATCCCGACCTTCGAAGAATTCTTGCCCCTGCTGCGGTCGTCGAGCGCACGGGCCCTCATCGAGTTCAAAGGCGCGTGGACGACAGAGCAACTTCGCCCCGTCGTCGCCGCGATCTACCGCGCTGGAGTGCAAGACCGCGTCGTCGTCGCGAGCTTCACCTCGAAGACGCTCATGAGGCTCGCGCGCACCGCGCCCTCGCTGCATCGAGCCGCGATGGCCCGCTACCTGCCCGACGACCCGGTCGCCTTCGCCGACGAGTTCGGCGCGACGACCGTCGTGACGAGTCTGCGGTCGTTCCACCTCGACCCGGGTGCCGCCGAGCGCCTGCGGCTCGCGGGGCTCACGGTGATCGTCTACACCCTCAACCGCGCCGACCTGTGGCAGCAGGCGATCGACCTGGGGGTCGACGGCGTGGTGACGGATGCTCCGCGCAGGCTCGCGCAGCAGCACGCGAGCGCGCGCGACTGA
- a CDS encoding M20/M25/M40 family metallo-hydrolase, with product MTDADADARAIERLSALVRIPTISRPTSGPGPRADRNAFEQFIAALPALYPRAHEALTVERHGTDPEGSTAFSLLYRWPGSDPAGASTPTVLMAHYDVVSATDEGWLHPAFSAEVVEHEGDTVVWGRGTIDDKGSLVAVLEAVDRLLAAGFTPRHDVLLVFGHDEETAGSGAQAIVAALRERGIRPSLVVDEGGAIVRDVFPGLDEPAALIGVTEKGITTLRLRVEQKGGHASSPPPFAATDRLARAILRLSESPSRARLDPTMRTMIRTLGARARQPLRFVFRNVDVFAPLLTRVLLRRGAETTALLRTTRAVTELRAGHAANALPEHAEATVNMRIAPGSSVADAVEEVRRVIGDELVEIEVLLPSEPSPVSPTSGPAWNDLLAAIDEVVPGLLVSPYVMMQASDSRFFTQISDHVYRFAPFRLSADERSCLHAKNERIRVASLLEGIEIYAALLRRR from the coding sequence GTGACGGATGCTGACGCCGACGCCCGCGCGATCGAGAGGCTGAGCGCGCTCGTGCGAATCCCCACGATTTCTCGCCCCACCAGCGGCCCCGGCCCCCGTGCCGATCGGAATGCTTTCGAGCAGTTCATCGCCGCACTACCCGCCCTGTACCCGCGCGCGCACGAGGCGCTCACGGTCGAGCGCCACGGCACCGACCCCGAGGGCAGCACCGCATTCTCGCTGCTCTACCGCTGGCCGGGCAGCGACCCTGCCGGGGCCAGCACTCCCACCGTGCTCATGGCGCACTACGACGTCGTCTCCGCCACCGACGAGGGCTGGCTGCACCCCGCCTTCTCGGCCGAGGTCGTCGAGCACGAGGGCGACACCGTGGTGTGGGGTCGCGGCACGATCGACGACAAGGGCTCGCTCGTGGCCGTGCTCGAAGCGGTCGACCGGCTGCTGGCGGCGGGGTTCACTCCCCGCCACGATGTGCTGCTGGTCTTCGGGCACGACGAAGAGACCGCGGGTTCGGGCGCGCAGGCGATCGTGGCGGCGCTGCGTGAGCGGGGCATCCGCCCCTCGCTTGTCGTCGACGAGGGCGGCGCGATCGTGCGCGACGTCTTTCCGGGTCTCGACGAGCCGGCGGCGCTCATCGGCGTGACGGAGAAGGGCATCACGACGCTGCGGCTGCGCGTCGAGCAGAAGGGCGGGCACGCGTCGAGCCCACCGCCGTTCGCCGCCACCGACCGGCTCGCGCGAGCCATACTGCGGCTGTCTGAGTCGCCGTCTCGTGCGCGACTCGACCCGACGATGCGCACGATGATCCGCACGCTCGGCGCGCGCGCCCGTCAGCCGCTGCGCTTCGTGTTCCGCAACGTCGACGTCTTTGCTCCCCTGCTCACGAGGGTGCTGCTGCGTCGCGGCGCTGAGACGACGGCACTGCTGCGCACGACGCGCGCCGTCACCGAGCTGCGTGCCGGTCACGCCGCCAATGCGCTGCCCGAGCACGCCGAAGCGACCGTCAACATGCGCATCGCTCCCGGGTCGAGCGTGGCCGACGCCGTCGAGGAGGTGCGCCGCGTGATCGGCGACGAGCTCGTCGAGATCGAGGTGCTGCTGCCGAGCGAGCCCTCACCCGTGTCGCCCACGAGCGGCCCGGCGTGGAACGACCTGCTCGCCGCGATCGACGAGGTCGTACCCGGACTGCTCGTGAGCCCCTACGTCATGATGCAGGCGAGCGACTCGAGATTCTTCACGCAGATCAGCGACCACGTCTACCGCTTCGCGCCGTTTCGGCTCAGTGCAGACGAGCGCTCGTGTCTGCATGCGAAGAACGAGCGCATTCGCGTCGCCTCGCTGCTCGAAGGCATCGAGATCTACGCCGCCCTGTTGCGGCGGCGGTGA
- a CDS encoding DUF2207 domain-containing protein: MRRLLIPVVAIAAMVVLTIVAAVLMAPRLVGEQLASGPAPQSAVAAVSGGPLRADVNAFTFDSFHADYVLGRDESGHSTLTTTETLVARFPDYDQNRGIRRSLPATYQGHSTSLRVVSVTDENGQPRPFTVDYGSYRIDIVSAVPEGSYTYGVQTYVITYTQRDVVDYFGNTGAQEFYWNTNGTDWRQPFARVSATVTLADGVADALLPDRVFCYQGYSGSTDQCEISVDGDVVSTEPVALEAYQNVTVALGFADGTFALFDNSMLASPWGWLFVLSLVLAIGGALIALVLRWTIHRDARGRPVIVAEYLPPKGLNLLDASILTHHRARAVASQLVDLAVNRMITIIETSAGLFGMRSTWRLRLESAVGIAGEEKRLLTYFFGSGLVAGSEHTLKAQNTTLSTKIQAQLQRITGTMITRGWRRAIPVRHSGLLALAVVLSFAGVIVSMSSLEDEGRTGGDFAWLAIPAIIACFFVVSSSLFRAPLTPEGAELVDHIKGLEVYIKLAEADRLRVLQSPQGALREPIDVNSTDQRLKLVERLLPWAVMLKLEREWARELGKFYAEGQNPAWFASSRSFSVGSFTAGVSSVASTLSSSYSGSSSSGGSSGGGSSGGGGGGGGGGGV; the protein is encoded by the coding sequence ATGCGTCGTTTGCTGATTCCTGTCGTGGCGATTGCGGCGATGGTCGTGCTCACGATCGTGGCGGCTGTGCTGATGGCGCCGCGGCTCGTCGGCGAGCAGCTCGCGAGCGGCCCCGCACCGCAGTCGGCCGTGGCGGCCGTCTCGGGCGGGCCCCTGCGGGCCGACGTCAACGCCTTCACCTTCGACTCGTTTCACGCCGACTACGTGCTCGGTCGCGACGAGTCTGGACACTCGACGCTGACGACCACTGAGACGCTCGTCGCACGGTTTCCTGACTACGACCAGAACCGCGGAATCCGCCGCTCGCTGCCCGCCACCTACCAGGGCCACTCGACGAGTCTGCGCGTCGTCTCGGTCACCGACGAGAACGGTCAGCCTCGCCCCTTCACGGTCGACTACGGCTCATACCGCATCGACATCGTCTCGGCCGTGCCCGAAGGCAGCTACACCTACGGCGTGCAGACCTACGTCATCACCTACACCCAGCGCGACGTCGTCGACTACTTCGGCAACACCGGCGCGCAAGAGTTCTACTGGAACACCAACGGCACTGACTGGCGGCAGCCGTTCGCGCGGGTCTCGGCGACGGTGACGCTCGCCGACGGGGTCGCCGACGCACTGCTACCGGACCGCGTCTTCTGCTACCAGGGCTATTCGGGGTCGACCGATCAGTGCGAGATCTCGGTCGACGGCGACGTGGTCTCGACCGAGCCGGTGGCGCTCGAGGCGTATCAGAATGTGACGGTGGCGCTCGGCTTCGCCGACGGCACCTTTGCGCTCTTCGATAATTCGATGCTCGCGTCGCCGTGGGGCTGGCTCTTCGTGCTGAGCCTGGTGCTCGCGATCGGCGGCGCCCTCATCGCGCTCGTCTTGCGATGGACGATTCACCGGGATGCCCGAGGCAGGCCCGTCATCGTCGCCGAGTATCTTCCGCCGAAGGGGCTCAACCTGCTCGACGCCTCGATTCTCACGCACCATCGTGCGCGGGCCGTCGCCAGCCAGCTCGTCGACCTCGCCGTCAACCGCATGATCACCATCATCGAGACCAGTGCGGGGCTCTTCGGCATGAGGTCGACGTGGCGGCTGCGCCTCGAGTCGGCGGTCGGCATCGCCGGCGAAGAGAAGCGATTGCTCACCTACTTCTTCGGCAGCGGGCTCGTCGCAGGCTCAGAGCACACCTTGAAGGCCCAGAACACGACGCTCAGCACCAAGATTCAGGCCCAGTTGCAGCGCATCACGGGCACCATGATCACGCGCGGGTGGCGGCGCGCGATTCCGGTGCGGCACTCGGGTCTGCTGGCGCTCGCCGTCGTGCTCTCGTTCGCTGGCGTCATCGTGTCGATGAGCTCGCTCGAAGACGAGGGGCGCACGGGTGGCGACTTCGCGTGGCTCGCGATTCCCGCGATCATCGCGTGTTTCTTCGTCGTCTCGTCGTCGCTGTTCAGGGCACCACTCACCCCCGAGGGCGCAGAACTCGTCGACCACATCAAGGGCCTCGAGGTGTACATCAAGCTCGCTGAGGCCGATCGGCTGCGCGTGCTGCAGTCGCCGCAGGGCGCGCTGCGCGAACCGATCGACGTGAACAGCACCGACCAGCGATTGAAGCTCGTCGAGCGGCTGCTGCCGTGGGCGGTCATGCTCAAGCTCGAGCGCGAGTGGGCGCGTGAGCTCGGCAAGTTCTATGCCGAAGGCCAGAACCCTGCGTGGTTCGCGAGCTCGCGGTCGTTCTCGGTCGGCTCGTTCACTGCGGGCGTGAGCTCAGTGGCCTCGACGCTGTCGTCGAGCTACTCGGGTTCGAGCTCGTCTGGCGGTTCGTCGGGCGGCGGTTCGTCAGGCGGAGGCGGCGGTGGTGGAGGCGGCGGCGGAGTGTAG
- a CDS encoding transporter substrate-binding domain-containing protein, which produces MFLSHRRAGLAAGIAAVALTLAACAPSAEAPDDAPVAEGQSGYVTEGKLTIATGEPAYYPYVIDDDPTTGEGFEAAIAYAVADELGFAPEDVVWVRTSFEAAIQPGPKDFDFNLQQYTITAERAENVDFSSPYYATPQAVITVESSPAASATSLADLTGLLIGAATGTTSFTAIEQQIAPTAGAQAFNTNDDAVLALQNGTVDAIVVDLPTAFFLSAVILDGGVLLGQLPADAGISDEWGLVLAKDSPLTEAVTTAVDALRASGRLAEIADQWLGADAGAPILQ; this is translated from the coding sequence ATGTTTCTCTCACACCGACGTGCCGGTCTCGCGGCCGGCATCGCCGCAGTCGCCCTGACGCTTGCCGCTTGCGCGCCCTCCGCAGAGGCGCCAGATGACGCCCCCGTAGCCGAAGGGCAGTCGGGCTACGTCACCGAGGGCAAGCTCACCATCGCCACGGGTGAGCCTGCGTACTACCCCTATGTCATCGACGACGACCCCACTACCGGCGAGGGCTTCGAGGCTGCCATTGCCTACGCCGTCGCCGATGAGCTCGGTTTTGCACCCGAAGACGTGGTCTGGGTGCGCACGAGCTTCGAGGCAGCGATTCAGCCCGGCCCCAAAGACTTCGACTTCAACCTGCAGCAGTACACGATCACCGCCGAACGCGCCGAGAACGTCGACTTCTCGAGCCCGTACTACGCGACGCCTCAAGCCGTCATCACTGTCGAGTCGTCGCCTGCGGCCTCGGCGACGAGCCTGGCCGACCTGACCGGCCTGCTCATCGGAGCCGCTACCGGCACCACGAGCTTCACCGCGATCGAGCAGCAGATCGCTCCGACCGCGGGCGCTCAGGCGTTCAACACGAACGATGACGCCGTGCTCGCGCTGCAGAACGGAACAGTCGATGCAATCGTGGTCGACCTGCCCACAGCGTTCTTTTTGTCTGCAGTGATTCTCGACGGCGGCGTGCTCCTCGGGCAGCTGCCCGCCGACGCGGGAATCAGCGACGAGTGGGGCCTGGTGCTCGCGAAAGACAGTCCGCTCACCGAGGCAGTGACGACGGCGGTCGACGCCCTTCGTGCGTCAGGTCGACTCGCCGAGATCGCCGATCAGTGGCTGGGTGCTGACGCAGGCGCGCCTATTCTTCAGTAG
- a CDS encoding amino acid ABC transporter permease yields MPTPSPFVSDVEVGRRAYRRTQNVRSVLVSLASTIVFAIIVWLTIINTPGWQRVQRSFFDLDTAIAAWPRVIAGLWVNVQVLFFAAIGVLLLSILIATIRTLRGPIWFPLRALAAAYTDLFRGLPLIIVLFLVGFGLPGLELFPRNSAQFWGTIALILTYSAYVSEVFRAGIEAVHPSQRLAARSLGLNHGQTMRIVVLPQAVRKVTPALMNDFVAMQKDVGLISVLGVVDAVRAAQIETAANFNFTPYVLAGLLFVLLALPMIRLTDWYTARLRAREQMGSVV; encoded by the coding sequence GTGCCCACGCCGAGCCCCTTCGTCAGCGACGTCGAGGTCGGGCGGCGCGCGTACCGCCGCACGCAGAACGTGCGGTCGGTGCTCGTGTCGCTCGCCTCGACGATCGTGTTCGCCATCATCGTGTGGCTGACGATCATCAACACGCCAGGCTGGCAGCGGGTTCAACGAAGCTTCTTCGACCTCGACACGGCGATCGCTGCCTGGCCGCGGGTGATCGCCGGCCTGTGGGTCAACGTTCAGGTGCTCTTCTTCGCCGCCATCGGGGTGCTGCTGCTGAGCATCCTGATCGCGACAATCCGCACACTGCGCGGGCCGATCTGGTTTCCGCTCCGAGCGCTCGCCGCCGCCTACACCGACCTTTTCCGCGGGCTGCCGCTCATCATCGTGCTGTTTCTCGTGGGGTTCGGGTTGCCGGGCCTCGAACTGTTTCCGCGCAACTCCGCCCAGTTCTGGGGAACGATCGCGCTCATCCTCACCTACTCGGCCTACGTCAGCGAGGTCTTCAGGGCGGGCATCGAGGCCGTGCACCCCTCGCAGCGCCTGGCCGCCCGGTCACTCGGGCTGAATCACGGTCAGACCATGCGCATCGTCGTGCTGCCGCAGGCGGTGCGCAAGGTTACGCCCGCACTGATGAACGACTTCGTGGCGATGCAGAAAGACGTCGGGCTCATCTCGGTGCTGGGGGTCGTCGACGCGGTTCGCGCCGCCCAAATCGAAACGGCGGCGAACTTCAACTTCACCCCCTACGTGCTGGCCGGGCTGCTGTTCGTGCTGCTGGCACTGCCCATGATCAGGCTCACCGATTGGTATACAGCGCGCCTGCGCGCCCGCGAGCAGATGGGCAGTGTGGTGTGA
- a CDS encoding amino acid ABC transporter ATP-binding protein — protein MSAHVLRLEGVRKRFGDTEVLGGVDLAVREHEVVALIGASGSGKSTLLRCVNLLEQVDDGRIWLRDLDISDPRVTADKIRARIGVVFQQFNLFPHIRVIDNVTLASRHVLRISRAQAEETALALLDRVGLADKAREYPDRLSGGQQQRVAIVRAIASNPELLLLDEITSALDPELVAEVLDLVRDLKSEGTTIVMATHEMEFARDVADRVVFLDGGVIIEEGAANEVLSRPREERTRAFLSRFIEPRPPEET, from the coding sequence GTGAGCGCCCATGTTCTGCGGCTGGAGGGCGTGCGCAAGCGTTTCGGCGACACCGAGGTTCTCGGGGGAGTCGACCTTGCCGTTCGCGAGCACGAGGTGGTCGCTCTGATCGGTGCCAGCGGCTCGGGCAAGTCGACGCTCTTGCGGTGCGTCAACCTGCTCGAGCAGGTCGACGACGGGCGCATCTGGTTGCGAGATCTCGACATCTCTGATCCGCGCGTGACGGCAGACAAGATTCGCGCACGCATCGGCGTCGTGTTCCAGCAGTTCAACCTCTTCCCGCACATCAGGGTGATCGACAACGTGACCCTCGCGTCGCGGCACGTGCTGCGCATCTCTCGCGCTCAGGCAGAAGAGACCGCGCTCGCGCTGCTCGACCGGGTGGGGCTCGCCGACAAGGCTCGCGAGTACCCCGATCGACTGTCGGGCGGTCAGCAGCAGCGCGTGGCGATCGTGCGCGCCATCGCCTCCAACCCCGAGCTGCTGCTGCTCGACGAGATCACCTCTGCCCTCGACCCCGAGCTCGTGGCCGAAGTGCTCGATCTGGTGCGCGACCTCAAGAGCGAGGGCACCACGATCGTCATGGCCACGCACGAGATGGAGTTCGCGCGCGACGTCGCCGACCGGGTCGTCTTCCTCGACGGCGGCGTCATCATCGAAGAAGGAGCCGCGAACGAGGTGCTGTCGAGACCGCGCGAAGAGCGCACGCGCGCCTTCCTCTCGCGATTCATCGAGCCGCGGCCGCCCGAAGAGACCTAG